Within Ictalurus furcatus strain D&B chromosome 3, Billie_1.0, whole genome shotgun sequence, the genomic segment AGCCCAAACCTGCAAACGACGCGCTGGTGACCACACGCCGCAGAAAAAACCAGCAGGCCAAGAGAAAGTACTCTGGAAACGGAGGTGGGGCTGACCCGAATCCCAAACCAGAAGAGTGCTCGGCTCAGGCGAGTGTGAGCGGATGCGGAGCGTCACGGATCGCTTCATTTGTGAAGAAAACCGGTGTAATAATTTTAAAAGCGTTTGTTTACAGGATGACGCGAAGTCGCCCGGAGAGGAGGTGGACGAGGAGGACGGCGGTAAAAGGAGCTCCAAGAGGAGGAAGGTGTTCTCTGCTAAGGACACGGAGACTCCAGCTCCTGAGGTGAAACCTGGATCTGCTGACGATGATGCCGTCACCGAGGAGAGCGGTAAAGGTGTGTGTGGCAAGACTGTCGGTTTATTTATCGTGATTTGACATCATTTGCTGAACTTGAAGTCCAGGAGACCATCACGAGTTCCAGAGTAGGAATTTATGGGGGGGGAGCGGGGGCGTTTTCTTTTATTGACGTCTAGTCAAAAGCAGCACGAGCGACTCTTTAGACGCCGTAAACctcatttgattaattttttacGCAGATGTGGTTAAGAAGACTGCCGGAAAAATCCCCCGTCACGAGGGTCTGCTGAAGAAGAAAACGGCCCTGAAGCCGACCACGCCGAGTAACGTCACGTTtcattatttacagtttatgcATTGTTGCACGCCGTCAGCATACAGTTACTTGCTGACGTAACACGTGTCTGGTGGGGAAAAGTGCCACGGGTAACAGTATTAAAAATTCTCCAGACTTCAGGAAACTCCACGAGGCCCATTTCAGCAAGATGGAGTCCATCGATTCCTACGTGCAGAGGAGGAACAAGCAGATGGAGGTGCTCAGGAACTCCGTGAAGGACCTGAAggtttattattcttcttcacTTTGTGGTCTACTTCTTTTAATGCATCAGGATTAAAAAGTACAGTGTGCTGCTGTTTAATCAATACACGATTGGATTCGTTCCGCGAGAAACAAAAACCCCTTGgtgtggtaacagtgactccgcTTTGTCACTCCAggccatcactgattattttcctctaacagcacaacactgagtgtttttatttctaactACGCGTGGTGGTGTTTCAGGCTCAGTCAGAAAACAGTGTGAAGTCAGCGGACAACAAGACTTGTGCTGTAAGTTCAGTTTATTCACTTTTCTCAGCTCACActtgtttataattaaaaatgttccTGGTCTCGAATGTTCTCCGTTTGCAGAAGCCGCCGGTCAGCCGAGCCTCGCTGTTCAGCCCGGGAATGCCGGAGAAGAAAGCGGAGAAGCGCAGGGTCACCCGGGTTACCGCCAGCAAGCCAGCTATGAAGGACGGCGCCCCCTTCAGGCCGTCCGTCCTCTCGGCCAACAAAATCAACGTCAGGTCAGGAACATGCTGCGGGCTCGGGTATTGTGGGTGATCCTGGTGTTTATTGCGTGCTGAcgtattgattttatttttaaggtttTCCCAAACAACGCAGGACAACGAGCACAA encodes:
- the nusap1 gene encoding nucleolar and spindle-associated protein 1 isoform X2 is translated as MDLDSMKYADLRQLAKSVGLKANMKADKLLKALKLHFEQKESSENGNNVTSDDVQIPEQAAAEPKPANDALVTTRRRKNQQAKRKYSGNGGGADPNPKPEECSAQDDAKSPGEEVDEEDGGKRSSKRRKVFSAKDTETPAPEVKPGSADDDAVTEESGKDVVKKTAGKIPRHEGLLKKKTALKPTTPNFRKLHEAHFSKMESIDSYVQRRNKQMEVLRNSVKDLKKPPVSRASLFSPGMPEKKAEKRRVTRVTASKPAMKDGAPFRPSVLSANKINVRFSQTTQDNEHKRSLVKTPARMSSLFPLTPTPGRKSEMNSTKNTAPVNKTPGLTPFLFSGGPSTPGTNKKTAFDLKASLSRPLTYKPHKGKLKPFGVTQENAGPNTSQTLPSHQKNYKQHQVQTRDERRVKHMEDRKQKKEKMLGARRGLVIA
- the nusap1 gene encoding nucleolar and spindle-associated protein 1 isoform X1 — its product is MDLDSMKYADLRQLAKSVGLKANMKADKLLKALKLHFEQKESSENGNNVTSDDVQIPEQAAAEPKPANDALVTTRRRKNQQAKRKYSGNGGGADPNPKPEECSAQDDAKSPGEEVDEEDGGKRSSKRRKVFSAKDTETPAPEVKPGSADDDAVTEESGKDVVKKTAGKIPRHEGLLKKKTALKPTTPNFRKLHEAHFSKMESIDSYVQRRNKQMEVLRNSVKDLKAQSENSVKSADNKTCAKPPVSRASLFSPGMPEKKAEKRRVTRVTASKPAMKDGAPFRPSVLSANKINVRFSQTTQDNEHKRSLVKTPARMSSLFPLTPTPGRKSEMNSTKNTAPVNKTPGLTPFLFSGGPSTPGTNKKTAFDLKASLSRPLTYKPHKGKLKPFGVTQENAGPNTSQTLPSHQKNYKQHQVQTRDERRVKHMEDRKQKKEKMLGARRGLVIA